A single genomic interval of Fructobacillus americanaquae harbors:
- a CDS encoding D-alanyl-D-alanine carboxypeptidase family protein, producing the protein MSEKPMYRLHAANRKKKRGRFWAILMAVLVLAIAMIGAGLYFLVPDDVKSSIQATKDQPVSLNVDATSAVVIDLTSGQVLGEKDANKQAPIASESKMLVAYGVLKAIEDNQLKWTDQVTVPASADLSAQNADAISHLNMKTGDKLSVRDLYWAMFTNSANDAALTLTAALTKPGQTAQETLESLASDLNLKGTEWYNGAGLTNGDSYNNNEVTSASDSAANHASAMQVAQIAKKIMTMDPTLKTVTTNPTITYTKNKTVKVTETSDFGQGFANIIKGLDNENGLKILGLKTGSTPEAGACFTGYVVDQQGHEFLTVVNNAADYTDTKQRFQTTIDMVNQVLAKKKAYTFTAGKQLTNHKTVGVDHEDQTVAVQVAASKTYWTSLKKSLKIQPLKDLKSRPDEKSTNVVTYAKPELKATFLPGLADTDKEIPLQVLTATAQK; encoded by the coding sequence ATGAGTGAAAAGCCAATGTATCGGTTACACGCCGCTAATCGAAAGAAAAAACGTGGGCGGTTTTGGGCCATCCTAATGGCCGTTTTGGTCTTAGCGATAGCCATGATAGGGGCAGGCCTGTATTTCTTGGTACCAGATGATGTTAAATCGTCGATTCAAGCCACGAAAGATCAGCCGGTTAGTTTAAATGTTGATGCCACCTCAGCTGTGGTAATTGATTTAACATCAGGCCAAGTTTTGGGTGAAAAGGATGCCAATAAACAAGCACCGATTGCCTCTGAGAGTAAAATGTTGGTGGCTTACGGCGTCTTAAAAGCAATTGAAGATAACCAATTGAAGTGGACTGACCAGGTAACCGTGCCGGCTAGTGCCGATCTTTCAGCACAAAATGCAGATGCTATTTCCCATTTGAACATGAAGACGGGTGATAAGCTTTCAGTACGCGACCTCTATTGGGCAATGTTTACTAATTCTGCCAATGATGCTGCGCTGACCTTAACGGCTGCCTTGACCAAGCCAGGACAAACGGCACAAGAAACGCTTGAATCCTTGGCAAGTGACCTGAATTTAAAGGGAACTGAATGGTATAACGGTGCTGGTTTGACAAATGGTGACTCTTATAACAATAACGAAGTTACTTCCGCATCTGATTCAGCTGCAAACCATGCATCAGCGATGCAGGTTGCTCAAATTGCTAAGAAGATTATGACAATGGATCCGACCTTAAAAACTGTGACGACCAATCCAACGATAACTTACACAAAAAACAAGACCGTCAAGGTGACGGAGACGTCTGATTTTGGTCAAGGATTTGCCAACATTATCAAAGGCTTGGATAATGAAAACGGCTTGAAAATACTTGGGTTAAAGACGGGTTCGACACCAGAAGCAGGGGCTTGTTTTACGGGTTATGTCGTTGACCAACAGGGACATGAGTTCTTGACAGTTGTGAACAATGCTGCCGATTACACGGATACAAAGCAACGGTTCCAAACGACCATTGATATGGTTAACCAGGTCTTGGCTAAAAAGAAAGCGTATACTTTTACGGCAGGTAAGCAACTGACAAACCACAAGACTGTTGGTGTTGATCATGAGGATCAAACAGTTGCCGTACAAGTAGCAGCAAGCAAGACCTACTGGACAAGTTTGAAAAAATCATTAAAGATACAGCCATTGAAAGACTTGAAGTCTCGCCCCGATGAAAAGAGTACCAACGTGGTGACCTATGCTAAGCCGGAATTGAAGGCGACCTTCCTGCCAGGCCTTGCTGACACGGATAAAGAAATTCCCTTACAGGTTTTGACGGCAACAGCTCAGAAATAG
- a CDS encoding glucose-6-phosphate isomerase, which yields MAAIHFDSNGLENFIADNELDEIKDQVRFAHQTLVNKTGAGADFTDWFHWASSQDQASLAPIHQAADAIKKNSKVLVVIGIGGSYLGSRMAIDFLKSPWHNELVQGDEVKVYFAGNAMSPMALDELDRVIGDQDFSVNVISKSGTTTEPAVAFRFFKQRLVAKYGEEGAKKRIVATTDAKKGALKNEATAEGYQTLVIPDGIGGRFSVLSAVGLLPMAVAGVNIENVLAGAAAAEKTYSSDDVHDNPALAYAAYRRILYDKGYTTEILANWEPSLQYLSEWWKQLMGESEGKNQKGIYPSSANYSTDLHSLGQYIQEGRRDLFETVVRIDHSKHDLPIPKTGNNEDGLLYLEGKSLEEVNKTAATGVVLAHVDGGVPNLAVFLDRQDEAGLGELIYFFELAVGVSGYLFNINPFNQPGVEAYKTAMFALLDKPGYEEQSQVYHDRLK from the coding sequence ATGGCAGCAATTCATTTTGATTCGAACGGTTTAGAGAATTTCATTGCAGACAACGAGTTGGATGAAATTAAGGATCAGGTCCGCTTTGCGCATCAGACATTGGTGAACAAGACTGGCGCGGGAGCTGACTTTACTGATTGGTTCCACTGGGCTTCGAGCCAAGACCAAGCTAGCTTGGCACCGATTCATCAGGCGGCGGACGCGATTAAAAAGAATTCTAAAGTTTTGGTAGTGATTGGAATTGGTGGTTCTTATTTGGGATCACGAATGGCAATCGACTTTTTGAAGTCACCCTGGCATAACGAATTAGTTCAGGGCGATGAGGTCAAGGTTTACTTTGCCGGTAATGCGATGTCGCCAATGGCCTTAGATGAATTGGACCGGGTAATCGGTGACCAAGATTTCTCTGTTAACGTGATTTCAAAATCAGGAACCACGACGGAGCCAGCTGTTGCCTTCCGGTTCTTTAAGCAACGCTTGGTAGCTAAGTACGGTGAAGAAGGTGCCAAAAAACGTATCGTGGCAACGACAGATGCCAAAAAGGGTGCTTTAAAGAACGAGGCCACTGCCGAAGGGTACCAAACATTGGTCATTCCTGATGGCATTGGTGGTCGATTCTCTGTTTTGTCAGCTGTTGGTTTGTTGCCGATGGCAGTTGCCGGAGTTAATATTGAAAATGTTTTGGCCGGTGCAGCAGCAGCTGAAAAGACGTATAGCAGTGACGATGTCCATGACAACCCAGCCTTAGCCTATGCGGCTTACCGCCGAATTCTTTACGATAAGGGTTATACAACTGAAATTTTGGCTAACTGGGAACCATCGCTGCAATACTTGTCAGAGTGGTGGAAGCAGTTGATGGGTGAATCAGAAGGAAAGAACCAAAAGGGCATTTATCCTTCATCGGCGAATTACTCGACTGATTTGCATTCTCTTGGTCAATATATTCAAGAAGGTCGTCGTGATCTCTTTGAGACAGTTGTTCGTATTGACCATTCAAAGCATGATTTGCCAATCCCAAAGACTGGTAATAATGAAGATGGCTTGCTTTATTTGGAAGGAAAGTCATTGGAAGAAGTGAATAAGACTGCTGCGACTGGCGTTGTCTTGGCCCATGTGGATGGCGGTGTACCAAACTTAGCCGTTTTTTTGGATCGTCAAGATGAAGCTGGTTTGGGTGAATTGATTTACTTCTTTGAATTAGCTGTAGGTGTTTCAGGCTACCTCTTTAACATCAACCCATTCAACCAACCTGGTGTTGAAGCCTATAAGACGGCGATGTTTGCCCTTTTGGACAAGCCGGGCTATGAAGAACAAAGTCAGGTTTACCACGACCGGTTAAAGTAA
- a CDS encoding GntR family transcriptional regulator — protein MPKVKEPRYHQIAQEIAEHIVNKQFLVGEKLHARSTLAATFGVSAETARKAISVLADLDIVKPVHGSGVEVLSREKAHEFLNQAKESRDLQTTHSEIKSLIAKQKEDLANLEEGFSLLLDQTQRVRKNNPMSPYEFIPEVDSPMLNQSIGSLNIWQNTGATIIAILHEDEITLSPGPYANIMPGDTIYFVGSDKTVEAIHQFFAV, from the coding sequence ATGCCGAAAGTTAAAGAACCCCGTTATCACCAAATCGCTCAGGAAATTGCTGAGCACATCGTTAATAAACAATTTCTCGTTGGCGAAAAGCTCCATGCTCGGTCAACCTTGGCCGCAACCTTTGGCGTTTCCGCTGAAACCGCCCGCAAGGCAATTTCCGTGCTAGCCGATCTCGATATCGTCAAGCCTGTTCACGGTTCTGGCGTCGAAGTCCTTTCCCGGGAAAAGGCCCACGAATTTCTCAATCAAGCCAAAGAGAGTCGCGATCTACAAACTACTCACAGCGAAATTAAAAGCTTAATCGCCAAGCAAAAAGAGGACCTAGCTAATTTAGAGGAAGGTTTTTCACTCCTGTTGGATCAAACCCAACGTGTGCGCAAGAATAATCCCATGTCCCCTTACGAATTTATTCCCGAAGTCGATTCACCGATGCTCAACCAATCGATCGGGTCTTTGAATATTTGGCAAAATACCGGAGCGACGATTATTGCCATTCTTCACGAAGATGAAATCACCTTGTCTCCCGGCCCCTATGCCAATATCATGCCTGGTGATACTATCTACTTCGTTGGTTCTGACAAGACGGTTGAGGCCATCCACCAATTCTTTGCTGTCTAA
- a CDS encoding quaternary amine ABC transporter ATP-binding protein — translation MPKVQIKHLTKIFGKRQKAALKMVEENKSKNEIFEKTGSTVGVYDINLDVNEGEIFVIMGLSGSGKSTLIRLLNRLIEPTSGEIFLDGKNITHYNKKEMLDIRRKKMSMVFQNFALFPHRTILENTEFGLEIQGVPAAERRERAEKALEHSKLLSFEDQYPSQLSGGMQQRVGLSRALTNDPDILLMDEAFSALDPLVRHEMQDELLDLQATVKKTIIFITHDLNEALRLGDRIAIMKDGQLQQIGTGEEILTNPANDYVENFVEDVDRSKVLNAESIMIPGLTINADTDGPNVALHRMSEEEVSGLVAVDGNRKFVGYVTSDAAVNARREKLTLRDVITAMPTVTPDTVVSDIMPIIYDAHTPVAVVDENQKLHGIIIRGAVIEALAQTEGDNND, via the coding sequence ATGCCAAAAGTTCAGATTAAGCATTTAACCAAAATCTTTGGAAAGCGTCAAAAGGCTGCTTTGAAGATGGTTGAAGAAAATAAATCTAAGAACGAAATCTTTGAAAAGACTGGCTCAACGGTTGGTGTTTACGACATTAACCTTGATGTCAATGAGGGCGAAATCTTCGTCATCATGGGGTTGTCAGGTTCTGGAAAGTCGACGTTAATTCGTTTGCTCAATCGCCTGATTGAACCAACTAGTGGGGAAATCTTTTTGGATGGGAAAAACATTACCCATTACAACAAGAAAGAGATGCTTGATATTCGACGGAAGAAAATGTCGATGGTCTTCCAGAATTTTGCCTTATTCCCACACCGGACCATTCTGGAAAATACAGAATTTGGTTTGGAAATCCAAGGTGTGCCAGCAGCGGAACGGCGCGAACGTGCCGAAAAGGCCTTGGAACATTCGAAACTTTTGTCATTTGAGGACCAATATCCTTCACAGCTTTCGGGAGGGATGCAACAGCGAGTTGGCTTGTCACGGGCATTAACGAATGACCCTGACATTCTCTTGATGGATGAAGCCTTTTCTGCCTTGGATCCATTGGTTCGTCACGAAATGCAAGATGAGCTCTTAGACTTGCAGGCAACGGTGAAGAAAACCATTATTTTTATTACCCACGATTTGAACGAGGCTTTGCGTTTGGGTGACCGAATTGCCATCATGAAGGATGGTCAGTTACAACAAATCGGTACTGGAGAAGAAATTTTGACTAATCCAGCAAACGATTATGTTGAAAACTTCGTTGAAGATGTTGATCGTTCAAAGGTTTTGAATGCAGAATCCATCATGATTCCTGGCTTAACAATCAACGCTGATACGGATGGACCAAACGTTGCCTTACACCGGATGTCAGAAGAAGAAGTTTCTGGCTTGGTTGCCGTCGATGGTAACCGAAAGTTTGTTGGGTACGTGACATCTGACGCGGCCGTGAATGCTCGTCGTGAAAAGTTGACTCTGCGTGACGTGATCACAGCAATGCCAACAGTAACGCCTGACACGGTTGTTTCAGACATTATGCCAATCATTTATGACGCCCACACGCCAGTGGCCGTCGTTGATGAAAATCAGAAGCTTCACGGTATTATCATTCGTGGTGCCGTGATTGAAGCGTTAGCCCAAACGGAAGGAGACAATAATGATTAA
- a CDS encoding ABC transporter permease/substrate binding protein has product MINLLSVAKLPIDSWVTDGVNWLTKNLSGFFTAIQNSGSTTMDGITNFLTAIPMPIFIIALALISWLLTPKKYGQPLFILIGLALVANQGLWSDLMQTLTLVLMASVVSLVIGIPMGIWTAKSPKAYMVIKPILDFMQTMPAFVYLIPAVAFFGIGVVPGAFASVIFALPPVVNFTYLGLQQVPTDLVEAADSFGATTWQKLFKLELPNAKNTIIAGAKQTIMLALSMVVTASMIGAPGLGRGVLSAVQHADVGSGFVNGIALVILAIIIDRFVQRLNTEPVSAPKWRKLATWAMLAVIAIAGIAGSITAHQASGKKVNIGYVEWDSEVASTNVLAEAMRQHGYDVTITPLDNAVNWQSVANKQTDATVSAWLPNTHKALYAKYKNDVDLLGPNLKGVKLGLVVPDYMDVNSIADLTNQANKTITGIEPGAGVMAAAQKTIDSYGNLSGWNLQASSSGAMVSALDKAYKAKQPIVLTGWSPHWMFNKYKLKYLADPKGTMGSQETINTVVRKNLKQTNPDVYKVMKNFHWTQDDMQTVMLDIQNGKTPTKAADDWISKHKSQVNAWFK; this is encoded by the coding sequence ATGATTAATTTATTATCAGTTGCCAAACTCCCAATCGACTCCTGGGTAACCGATGGGGTTAACTGGTTAACAAAGAATCTGTCTGGATTTTTTACAGCGATTCAAAATAGTGGTTCCACTACGATGGATGGCATTACGAATTTCTTAACAGCGATTCCAATGCCAATCTTCATCATTGCCTTGGCATTGATTTCATGGCTGTTGACGCCTAAGAAGTATGGTCAACCACTCTTTATTTTGATTGGTTTGGCCTTGGTGGCTAACCAAGGATTATGGTCTGACTTGATGCAGACTTTGACACTGGTCTTGATGGCCTCGGTTGTCTCTTTGGTTATTGGAATCCCAATGGGGATTTGGACGGCTAAGTCGCCAAAGGCCTACATGGTGATTAAGCCGATCTTGGACTTTATGCAGACCATGCCTGCCTTTGTTTATTTGATTCCAGCCGTTGCCTTCTTTGGTATTGGTGTTGTGCCTGGGGCCTTTGCCTCTGTTATCTTCGCCCTGCCACCAGTTGTGAACTTCACTTATCTTGGGTTGCAACAGGTGCCAACTGATTTGGTTGAAGCCGCTGACTCATTTGGGGCAACGACTTGGCAAAAGTTGTTCAAGTTGGAATTACCAAATGCGAAGAACACGATTATTGCTGGTGCTAAGCAAACGATTATGCTGGCTCTGTCAATGGTTGTGACGGCTTCTATGATTGGTGCACCAGGACTTGGTCGTGGTGTCTTGTCAGCTGTTCAACACGCCGACGTTGGTTCGGGATTTGTTAATGGAATCGCCTTGGTGATTTTGGCTATTATCATTGATCGCTTTGTTCAGCGTCTGAACACAGAGCCCGTCTCTGCACCAAAGTGGCGTAAGTTGGCTACTTGGGCAATGTTGGCCGTGATTGCTATCGCCGGTATTGCTGGTAGCATCACTGCTCACCAAGCTTCAGGCAAGAAAGTCAATATTGGTTATGTTGAATGGGATTCTGAAGTGGCCTCAACGAATGTTTTGGCTGAAGCAATGCGTCAGCACGGCTATGATGTGACGATTACCCCACTTGATAACGCCGTGAACTGGCAATCAGTTGCTAACAAGCAAACTGATGCTACGGTTTCAGCCTGGTTGCCAAATACTCACAAGGCTTTGTACGCTAAGTATAAGAATGATGTCGATTTGCTTGGTCCTAATTTGAAGGGGGTTAAGTTAGGTTTGGTTGTGCCAGATTATATGGATGTCAACTCAATTGCAGATTTGACCAACCAAGCAAACAAGACCATTACGGGGATTGAACCTGGTGCCGGTGTGATGGCTGCCGCACAAAAGACGATTGATTCTTATGGTAACCTTTCTGGTTGGAATTTGCAGGCATCATCATCTGGTGCAATGGTTTCAGCATTGGATAAGGCTTATAAGGCTAAGCAACCAATTGTCTTGACTGGTTGGTCACCACATTGGATGTTCAACAAGTACAAGTTGAAGTACCTGGCTGATCCAAAGGGAACAATGGGATCACAAGAAACAATTAATACTGTTGTTCGTAAAAACTTGAAGCAGACGAACCCTGATGTCTACAAGGTGATGAAGAACTTCCACTGGACACAAGATGACATGCAGACGGTTATGCTTGATATCCAAAACGGTAAAACGCCTACAAAGGCTGCCGACGATTGGATTAGTAAGCACAAGTCTCAAGTGAACGCTTGGTTTAAGTAA
- a CDS encoding ABC transporter permease has translation MTNLTFLVAKHTYFSRLKKKSFWWLIISPILLIAAAGLLGYGISYFSNDQPAKIAVIGQANSREAISQTASKLNIKVSSITDDHSAQSALQKQSIDGILTLNADQGTLVMQPKAPKIDKDQLQAVLSKIFLMNQAENYGLTPKQTAALMTPFSLKTTVQSHASQENADNNQAAKAAVSVAITIIVLVIVSTYASLIGNEIANEKSSRIMETLLAASSSRAQYFGKLLGITGLLVTQLLSYVVLGIGTNLFGQKIAVVKQALSYLTALTPAFLIYSLIFIIVATGLYLILAAIAASLVNDNSQVSQAMVPVTTLAMIPYIVGLASASNGGNNILVRIFAYIPFMAQSTMPSLLANQYASWWQALLSLAISLIALVALAQYGQKLYAKNVLSYSDENILKQLLASLKHS, from the coding sequence ATGACTAATCTAACCTTTCTCGTAGCCAAGCACACCTACTTCAGTCGCCTTAAGAAAAAATCTTTTTGGTGGTTAATTATCTCACCTATCCTTTTAATTGCTGCTGCTGGTCTTCTAGGCTACGGAATTAGCTACTTTTCAAACGACCAACCAGCCAAAATTGCTGTTATTGGACAGGCCAATAGTCGTGAGGCCATCAGCCAAACAGCTAGCAAGCTCAATATCAAGGTCTCATCAATTACCGATGACCACTCTGCACAGTCGGCTTTACAAAAGCAAAGCATTGACGGCATCCTTACTCTCAATGCTGATCAAGGAACATTAGTGATGCAGCCAAAAGCGCCGAAAATTGATAAAGATCAATTACAAGCGGTCTTAAGCAAGATTTTTTTGATGAATCAGGCTGAAAATTATGGTCTAACCCCCAAACAAACCGCAGCATTGATGACACCGTTTAGCCTGAAAACAACTGTGCAAAGTCACGCTAGTCAAGAAAACGCCGACAATAACCAGGCTGCAAAAGCAGCTGTTTCAGTTGCTATAACGATTATCGTCTTAGTCATTGTTTCGACCTATGCATCCTTAATTGGTAATGAGATTGCCAATGAAAAATCGTCACGAATTATGGAAACCCTATTAGCAGCCTCGTCTTCTAGGGCACAATACTTCGGTAAGCTGCTAGGTATCACTGGTCTTCTGGTTACCCAACTGCTTTCTTACGTGGTCTTAGGAATAGGAACCAACCTTTTCGGTCAAAAAATTGCAGTGGTCAAGCAGGCCCTTTCCTACTTGACTGCCTTGACCCCAGCTTTTCTAATTTATTCTTTGATTTTCATCATCGTTGCCACTGGCCTTTACCTGATTTTAGCAGCCATTGCAGCTTCATTAGTCAATGATAATTCACAAGTTTCTCAAGCCATGGTCCCCGTCACGACCCTGGCCATGATTCCCTATATTGTTGGTCTTGCTTCAGCTTCAAATGGTGGCAATAACATTCTCGTTCGTATTTTTGCCTATATCCCCTTCATGGCCCAATCAACAATGCCAAGCTTGCTTGCCAACCAATATGCCAGCTGGTGGCAGGCTCTTCTATCATTGGCCATTTCGCTCATTGCTCTCGTGGCGCTTGCTCAATATGGACAAAAACTTTACGCTAAAAACGTTTTGTCCTATTCAGATGAAAATATCTTGAAGCAACTATTAGCTTCCCTCAAGCACTCTTAA
- a CDS encoding ABC transporter ATP-binding protein: protein MITISNLSKAFGSHQAVANLSFTLQPGEVLGLIGQNGAGKTTTFRMILDFIQADEGTIAWDQHPIDANLSRKIGFLPEERGLYQKQTIEEQVVYLAQLHGMDKKAAKVALQDWLDRLQVVGKPGDLVQSLSKGNAQKIQMIMALIFEPDFVILDEPFSGLDPVNAAIFMDEIQRLKDRGTMIIFSSHNMDNVSQISDQLLMLKKGRTVLQGPVQEIRESFGRTRLYVEAPHLTKSDYLAMTGVNHVEAKDGGFLLTLDSEAVGHSIFEAVTSNGYIPAFSQQPPTLAEIFKTEVSTND, encoded by the coding sequence ATGATTACCATTTCCAACTTATCAAAAGCATTCGGCAGTCACCAAGCCGTTGCCAATCTTTCCTTCACCCTTCAACCAGGTGAAGTTCTCGGCTTGATTGGTCAAAATGGTGCCGGCAAAACCACCACTTTTCGGATGATTTTAGACTTTATCCAGGCTGACGAAGGTACGATTGCCTGGGATCAACATCCAATCGATGCTAATTTAAGTCGAAAAATTGGCTTTCTACCCGAAGAACGCGGGCTCTATCAAAAACAGACCATTGAAGAACAGGTCGTCTACCTTGCCCAATTACATGGTATGGACAAAAAAGCGGCAAAAGTAGCGCTCCAAGACTGGCTAGACCGCTTACAAGTCGTTGGAAAACCAGGGGACTTAGTCCAATCTCTATCAAAAGGAAACGCCCAGAAAATCCAAATGATTATGGCTCTGATTTTCGAGCCAGACTTTGTGATTCTCGATGAACCCTTCTCTGGCTTAGATCCTGTCAATGCTGCCATTTTTATGGACGAAATTCAGCGTCTCAAAGATCGTGGCACAATGATTATCTTCTCATCGCACAATATGGATAATGTTAGCCAAATTTCAGACCAACTCCTAATGCTTAAAAAGGGTCGAACCGTCCTGCAAGGACCTGTTCAGGAAATTCGTGAATCGTTTGGCCGAACCCGTCTTTATGTTGAAGCGCCTCATTTAACAAAATCAGACTATTTAGCAATGACCGGCGTCAACCATGTCGAAGCTAAAGATGGTGGCTTTCTGCTGACACTAGACTCTGAAGCGGTTGGACATTCCATCTTCGAGGCGGTGACCAGTAATGGGTACATCCCCGCCTTCTCACAACAGCCACCCACTCTAGCCGAAATCTTTAAAACGGAGGTCAGCACCAATGACTAA
- a CDS encoding TetR/AcrR family transcriptional regulator: MSEKRKYFLSKLHNWRLSVSVKNNIKRTKQVDQSINLLILGLIRLMNTKPLEKITISELTKEAGLSRRTFYRHFQSIDDILTLKVEQIVDKLYQRAGLKGQTLEEVLNDAYHVLLSDKVFLQSLLENNHEYLLQKVILQKCEQSTMDVPHDQIHNLTAYFGAGGISFVIIYWIHQGFNQKIEEVKQANKELVTHIKKLM; encoded by the coding sequence GTGTCAGAAAAAAGAAAATACTTTTTAAGTAAGTTGCACAATTGGAGATTATCTGTGTCAGTAAAAAATAATATAAAGAGAACCAAACAGGTTGATCAATCAATTAATCTGCTGATTTTAGGATTGATAAGATTAATGAATACGAAGCCACTTGAAAAAATAACTATTAGCGAATTGACTAAGGAGGCGGGGTTATCAAGGCGGACTTTTTATCGTCACTTCCAAAGCATAGATGATATACTCACTTTAAAAGTCGAGCAGATCGTTGATAAACTCTATCAAAGAGCTGGATTGAAGGGACAGACGTTGGAGGAAGTTTTAAATGACGCTTATCATGTTTTGCTGTCAGATAAGGTCTTCTTGCAAAGTTTATTAGAAAATAATCATGAGTATTTGTTACAAAAAGTCATTTTACAGAAGTGTGAACAAAGTACGATGGATGTTCCTCATGATCAAATTCATAATTTAACGGCTTATTTTGGGGCTGGTGGTATCAGTTTCGTTATCATCTACTGGATTCATCAGGGGTTTAATCAAAAAATAGAAGAAGTTAAACAGGCCAACAAAGAGCTCGTAACGCATATTAAAAAATTAATGTAA
- a CDS encoding GNAT family N-acetyltransferase, with product MFTYRIDQEVSLALPTPEKDAVPLFNLLTASQKEIEPWLRIQNVKSPQDEQSFLESTMKRFVEKTSLNLVILYHGEIAGMISFNRFSWLNQNTEIGY from the coding sequence ATGTTTACTTATCGAATCGATCAGGAAGTTAGTCTGGCCCTGCCGACCCCTGAAAAAGATGCAGTACCACTATTTAATTTATTAACCGCCAGTCAAAAAGAAATTGAGCCCTGGCTCCGGATTCAGAATGTGAAATCTCCTCAGGATGAACAAAGCTTCTTGGAAAGTACTATGAAACGCTTTGTCGAAAAAACTTCACTCAATCTGGTCATTCTTTATCACGGTGAAATTGCTGGTATGATCAGTTTCAACCGTTTTAGCTGGCTCAATCAGAATACTGAAATTGGCTATTAG